The sequence TCTCGCGATGTCAATGAGCCTTGTCACGTGAGTGCCGGCGGGCGCGACATGCGAGGTTGGTCGATTTTGTGCGCTGGCGCGGGCTGGGAGGTGAGGGCTAGGGACACGTGAGCGCCGTCCTCCTCGGTGTGCTGGCAGATCGAGGCCGGGAAGGAGTTTCTACCCGATCCTTGAATATATGTCGGTGCGCCGCGAGATACAAATGGCGGACGCACGGCTGGGATAGCACTTCACGAAAAGGACGGTGTTCAGCGTGACGGAGACACGGGATTACCTTCAGGACGAAGTCGCCCTCGGGATGAGGGGCAGGAGCCTCCTATCCATCCACGATCTCTCCGTGGCTGAGGTCGAGAAGATCTTCGAAGTCTCGGCGAGGCTGAAGGAGGAGACGAAGGCCGGGGTTGAGCACCATCTGCTGCGGGGGAAGACCCTCGCGATGATATTCACCAAGCCCTCCACACGCACAAGGGTTTCGTTCGAAGTTGCCATGTGGCAGCTGGGAGGGTACGGGCTCTTCCTCAGCGCGCAGGAGCTGCAGCTCCGGAGAGGGGAGACCATCGCTGACACGGCGCGCGTGCTTTCGCGCTACGTGGACGGCATCATGATACGAACGTTCGATCACAGGGATGTCGAGGACCTTGCCAGGTACGGCACGGTGCCTGTGATAAACGGCCTGACAGATCTCTTACATCCCTGCCAGGTTCTAGCTGACTACTTTACCGTGTACGAAAAGAAAGGCAGGACGAAGGGCCTGAAGATGGTGTACGTGGGGGACGGCAACAACGTCG is a genomic window of Bacillota bacterium containing:
- the argF gene encoding ornithine carbamoyltransferase — protein: MRGRSLLSIHDLSVAEVEKIFEVSARLKEETKAGVEHHLLRGKTLAMIFTKPSTRTRVSFEVAMWQLGGYGLFLSAQELQLRRGETIADTARVLSRYVDGIMIRTFDHRDVEDLARYGTVPVINGLTDLLHPCQVLADYFTVYEKKGRTKGLKMVYVGDGNNVAHSLMFGGAKVGMNVTVACPPGYEPLSHIVELAREDARATGATIEVTHDPVDAVRGADVIYTDVWASMGQEAEHEKKAQALAGFQVNEALVKAAGKEDVMVMHCLPAHRGEEITDEVMDGPHSVVFDEAENRLHVQKAILVLLMQGRKAGESGL